GCGAAAGCGCCTGCGCCCGCCAAGCAGGAGAAGGCTGCGGAATCCGCTCCGCCCGCCGCCGCCAAGGCCGAGGCACCAGCGCCCAAAGCCGCGCCGGCACCGCAGGCGGTCGCCGAGCCCGATCCGGAAGTGCCCGCTGGCACCGAGATGGTCACCCAGACCATCCGCGACGCATTGCGCGACGCCATGGCCGAAGAGATGCGCCGCGATCCGGACGTCTTTGTGATGGGCGAAGAGGTCGCGGAATATCAGGGCGCCTACAAGGTCACGCAAGGATTGCTCCAGGAATTTGGCGCCAGGCGCGTGATCGACACGCCGATCACCGAGCACGGCTTTGCCGGTGTCGGCGTCGGTGCCGCGATGACCGGGTTGAAGCCGATCGTCGAGTTCATGACCTTCAACTTCGCCATGCAGGCGATCGACCAGATCATCAACTCCGCGGCGAAGACGCTCTATATGTCCGGCGGCCAGATGGGCTGCTCGATCGTGTTCCGCGGGCCGAATGGTGCGGCTGCGCGCGTCGCCGCCCAGCACAGCCAGGACTACTCGTCCTGGTACTCGAACATTCCAGGCCTCAAGGTCATCGCGCCGTTCTCAGCGGCGGACTACAAGGGCCTGCTCAAGGCCGCGATCCGCGATCCCAATCCGGTGATCTTCCTCGAGAACGAGGTGCTGTACGGCCACACCGGCGAGGTGCCGAAGCTTGCCGACTTCGTGATCCCGATTGGCAAGGCCCGTATCGTGCGCTCCGGCAGCCATGTCACGATCATCTCCTGGTCGAACGGCATGAGCTATGCGCTGAAGGCCGCCGACGAGCTCGCCAAGGACGGCATCGAGGCCGAGGTGATCGATCTGCGCACGCTGCGGCCGATGGACACCGAGACCATCATCAACTCGGTCAAGAAAACCGGTCGCGCCGTCACGGTGGAAGAGGGCTGGGCCCAGAGCGGCGTCGGCGCCGAGATCGCCGCGCGCATCATGGAGAACGCCTTCGACTATCTGGATGCGCCGGTTGCGCGCGTGTCCGGCAAGGACGTGCCGATGCCCTATGCCGCGAACCTGGAGAAGCTCGCGCTGCCGACGGTGGCCGAAGTGGTCGAGGCCGCCAAAGCCGTCTCTTACAGGTAGATCATGGCGGGCCCGAAGGAGCAGCCATTGCCACCCGACGTCCTCGCCCGCGATGATGCGGTCGAGATCCTGCGCGTGTTCGTGCTGGACGGCGGGCTGTCGATGGCGTTCCAGCGCGCCTTCGAAGAGCCCGACATGTGGGGCCTGCTGCTGGTCGATCTCGCCCGCCACGCCGCGCGCGCCTATTCGCGCGAGAGCGAATATACCGAAGAGGACGCGCTGAACCGGATCCTGGAGATGTTTCAGGCCGAGATCGAGCGTCCCACGGACACCGGCACCACGACGCCGCGCGGGAAGGGACACTGACCGTGGCCGTCGAAGCCTATCATTTCGATTTCATGCTGGAGGCGATCCGCGAGGCGCAGGATTCGATCGCGCAGGGCGGCCTGCCGATCGGTGCCGTGCTGACGCGCGACAACAAGATCATCGCCCGCGGCCACAACAACCGCGTGCAGGAGAACAATGTCATCCTGCACGGCGAGATGAGCTGCCTGCGCGAAGCCGGCGCGATCTCGTTCCACGACACCGTCATGTACACCACGCTGTCGCCATGCTCGATGTGTGCCGGCGCGCTCGCTTTGTTCAAGGTCAAGCTCGTGGTGATCGGCGAATCCGTCACCTTCGAGGGATCCAAGGACATTCTCGACAAGTTCGGGATTCCCTGGATCGATCTTGCGGACGACCGCTCCATCACCATGATGAAGAATTGGCGTTCCGTTCCGGCCAATGAGCGCCTGTGGCAAGGCGACATCGGCAACTAACCCTGGTCTGTTCGTCCTCGCTTCCGGGGACGACGTTTTGAAAAGTTCTTCGTGAGGTCAGCATGCCCATCAACATCCTGATGCCCGCTCTTTCGCCGACGATGGAGAAGGGCAACCTCGCCAAGTGGCTGAAGAAGGAAGGCGACAAGGTCAAATCCGGCGATGTCATCGCCGAGATCGAGACCGACAAGGCGACCATGGAGGTCGAGGCCATCGACGAGGGCACGATCGCCAAGATCCTCGTGCCTGAGGGCACACAGGATGTGCCGGTCAATGACGTGATCGCGGTGCTCGCCGGCGATGGCGAGGACGTCAAAGCCGCAGGCTCCGCCAAGCCCAGCGCTTCGGCCGCGCCGCCCAAGGCCGCTGAAGCTCCCGCTGCTGCGCCGGCTCCCGCGCCTGCCGCGCCGAAGGCTGCACCTCCGCCCACCGCCGCACCGACCCCGCAGGCAACAGCGTCCGCTGCACAGGGCAACGGCCATGCTGGCCGCGTGTTCTCATCGCCGCTGGCGCGCCGCATCGCCAAGGAGGCTGGCATCGATGTCGGCATGGTCACCGGCACCGGCCCGCATGGTCGCGTGGTTGCGCGCGACGTCGAGCAGGCCAAGTCCGGCAAGGGCCTCAAGGCGCCCGCCGCGGCACCGTCCGGTGGTGCGCCCTCGATCGCACCGACCATGTCGGACAAGCAGATCCTGTCGCTGTTCGAGCCGGGCTCCTACGACATCGTCCCACATGACGGCATGCGCCGCACGATCGCGCAGCGCCTGACGGCATCGATCCAGAACGTCCCGCACTTCTACCTGACCATCGACTGCGACATCGGCAAGCTGCTCGCCTCGCGTGAGGAGATCAATGCCGCCGCGCCGAAGGACAAGGAGAAAAAGCCGCTCTACAAGATCTCGGTCAACGACTTCGTCATCAAGGCGATGGCGGTCGCGCTCCAGAAAATCCCGAACTGCAATGTCAGCTGGACCGAGTCCGGCATGGTCAAGCATCACCATTCCGACGTCGGCGTTGCCGTGGCGATGCCCGGCGGCCTGATCACGCCGATCATCCGCAAGGCCGAGACCAAGACGCTCTCGACCATCTCCAACGAGATGAAGGATTTTGCGGCGCGCGCCCGCACGCGCAAGCTGAAGCCGGAAGAGTACCAGGGCGGCACCACCGCGGTGTCCAACCTCGGCATGTTCGGCATCAAGGACTTCACTGCTGTGATCAACCCGCCGCATGCCACGATCCTCGCGGTCGGCACCAGTGAGGAGCGCCCCGTCGTGCGCGGCGGCAAGATCGAGATCGCGCAGATGATGAGCGTGACCTTGTCCTGCGATCACCGCGCCATCGACGGCGCGCTCGGTGCCGAGCTGATCGGCGCCTTCAAGCAGCTGATCGAAAACCCCGTCATGATGATGGTCTGACGCGGCAGACGGTGAATACGTAGGGTGGGCAAAGGCGCAACGCGCCGTGCCCACCTTTTCTTAGTGTTGGAAGGCGGTGGGCACGCTTCGCTTTGCCCACCCTACGAAGTTCAGTGAATGGGAGCCGCAATGGCCGACACATCCTTTGACGTCATCATCATCGGCTCCGGCCCCGGCGGCTATGTTACCGCGATCCGGGCGGCCCAGCTCGGCCTCAAGGTTGCGATTGTCGAGAAGTCCTATCTCGGCGGCATCTGCCTGAACTGGGGCTGCATCCCGACGAAAGCGCTGCTGCGCTCCGCCGAAATCTATCACTACATGCAGCACGCCAAGGATTACGGCCTGTCCGCCGATAACGTCTCGTTCGATCCGAAGGCGGTGGTGCAGCGCTCGCGCGGCGTCTCGAAGCGGCTGAACGACGGTGTCGGCTTCCTGATGAAGAAGAACAAGGTGAGCGTGATCTGGGGCGCCGCCTCGATCGAAGCGCCCGGCAAGGTCACCGTGAAAAAGTCCGACATCGAGGCGCCGAAGGGTACGCTGGGCGAGGGGAGCTACCAGGCCAAGCACATCATCATCGCGACCGGCGCGCGGCCGCGCGTGCTGCCGGGCCTTGAACCCGACAAGAAGCTGATCTGGACCTACTTTGAAGCGATGGTGCCCGAGCGGATGCCGAAGTCGCTGCTGGTGGTCGGCTCCGGCGCAATCGGCATCGAGTTCGCCTCGTTCTTCCACACCATGGGTTCTGACGTCACCGTGGTCGAGGTGCTGCCGCAGATCCTGCCGGTCGAGGACGCCGAGATTGCGGGTCTCGCGCGCAAGCGGCTCGAGAAGCAGGGCATCAAGATCATGTCTTCGACCAAGGTCACGAAGCTGGAGAAGAAGGCCGACAGCGTCGTCGCCACCATCGACGACGGCAAGGGCAAGCCCGTCAACACCGAATTCGAGCGGGTGATCTCGGCCGTCGGCGTGGTCGGCAACATCGAGAATCTCGGTCTGGAAAAGCTTGGCGTGAAGACCGACCGCGGCTGCATCGTGATCGACGGCTACGGCAAGACCAACGTTCCCGGCATCTACGCCATCGGCGACGTCGCCGGTCCCCCGATGCTGGCGCACAAGGCCGAGCATGAAGGCGTGGTTTGCGTCGAAGCGATCAAGGGGCTGCATCCGCATCCCATGGACAAGAACCTGATCCCGGGCTGCACCTATTGCCTGCCGCAGGTTGCCTCGGTCGGTCTCACCGAAGCCAAGGCGAAAGAGAACGGCCGCGAGATCCGCGTCGGCCGCTTCCCCTTCGTCGGCAACGGCAAGGCGATCGCGCTCGGCGAGGACCAGGGCCTGGTCAAGGTGATCTTCGACAAGAAGACCGGCCAGTTGCTCGGCGCCCACATGGTCGGTGCTGAAGTGACCGAATTGATCCAGGGCTATGTCGTTGCCATGAATCTGGAGACCACGGAAGAAGAGCTGATGCACACGGTATTCCCGCATCCGACCCTGTCGGAGATGATGAAGGAAGCTGTGTTGGATGCGTACGGGCGGGTGTTGAATATCTGACCGCCGCCTCCGTCATTGCGAGCGAAGCGGAGCAATCCAGGCTGTTTCTGCGGAAGGACTCTGGATTGCTTCGCTGCGCTCGCAATGACGAGCAGAGAGAGTCGTTTGCAAAATAAGAAGGAAATCACCCCATGCATGATAACGACAACCTGACCATCGAGCGCCCGACCTTCGTCACCCATCTCGAATGCGCGATGGAGGGCGATCATTACGCGGCTGATGAGATCCACAACCTCTCCAAGGCCGGCAAGCCGCTGCTGGTGCGT
This portion of the Bradyrhizobium diazoefficiens genome encodes:
- a CDS encoding pyruvate dehydrogenase complex E1 component subunit beta, with protein sequence MPIQVLMPALSPTMEKGNLAKWLKKEGETIKSGDVIAEIETDKATMEVEATDEGTLGKILIAEGTADVPVNTPIATILADGESAADLAKAPAPAKQEKAAESAPPAAAKAEAPAPKAAPAPQAVAEPDPEVPAGTEMVTQTIRDALRDAMAEEMRRDPDVFVMGEEVAEYQGAYKVTQGLLQEFGARRVIDTPITEHGFAGVGVGAAMTGLKPIVEFMTFNFAMQAIDQIINSAAKTLYMSGGQMGCSIVFRGPNGAAARVAAQHSQDYSSWYSNIPGLKVIAPFSAADYKGLLKAAIRDPNPVIFLENEVLYGHTGEVPKLADFVIPIGKARIVRSGSHVTIISWSNGMSYALKAADELAKDGIEAEVIDLRTLRPMDTETIINSVKKTGRAVTVEEGWAQSGVGAEIAARIMENAFDYLDAPVARVSGKDVPMPYAANLEKLALPTVAEVVEAAKAVSYR
- a CDS encoding DUF5076 domain-containing protein: MAGPKEQPLPPDVLARDDAVEILRVFVLDGGLSMAFQRAFEEPDMWGLLLVDLARHAARAYSRESEYTEEDALNRILEMFQAEIERPTDTGTTTPRGKGH
- a CDS encoding nucleoside deaminase, with protein sequence MAVEAYHFDFMLEAIREAQDSIAQGGLPIGAVLTRDNKIIARGHNNRVQENNVILHGEMSCLREAGAISFHDTVMYTTLSPCSMCAGALALFKVKLVVIGESVTFEGSKDILDKFGIPWIDLADDRSITMMKNWRSVPANERLWQGDIGN
- a CDS encoding pyruvate dehydrogenase complex dihydrolipoamide acetyltransferase, translated to MPINILMPALSPTMEKGNLAKWLKKEGDKVKSGDVIAEIETDKATMEVEAIDEGTIAKILVPEGTQDVPVNDVIAVLAGDGEDVKAAGSAKPSASAAPPKAAEAPAAAPAPAPAAPKAAPPPTAAPTPQATASAAQGNGHAGRVFSSPLARRIAKEAGIDVGMVTGTGPHGRVVARDVEQAKSGKGLKAPAAAPSGGAPSIAPTMSDKQILSLFEPGSYDIVPHDGMRRTIAQRLTASIQNVPHFYLTIDCDIGKLLASREEINAAAPKDKEKKPLYKISVNDFVIKAMAVALQKIPNCNVSWTESGMVKHHHSDVGVAVAMPGGLITPIIRKAETKTLSTISNEMKDFAARARTRKLKPEEYQGGTTAVSNLGMFGIKDFTAVINPPHATILAVGTSEERPVVRGGKIEIAQMMSVTLSCDHRAIDGALGAELIGAFKQLIENPVMMMV
- the lpdA gene encoding dihydrolipoyl dehydrogenase, whose product is MADTSFDVIIIGSGPGGYVTAIRAAQLGLKVAIVEKSYLGGICLNWGCIPTKALLRSAEIYHYMQHAKDYGLSADNVSFDPKAVVQRSRGVSKRLNDGVGFLMKKNKVSVIWGAASIEAPGKVTVKKSDIEAPKGTLGEGSYQAKHIIIATGARPRVLPGLEPDKKLIWTYFEAMVPERMPKSLLVVGSGAIGIEFASFFHTMGSDVTVVEVLPQILPVEDAEIAGLARKRLEKQGIKIMSSTKVTKLEKKADSVVATIDDGKGKPVNTEFERVISAVGVVGNIENLGLEKLGVKTDRGCIVIDGYGKTNVPGIYAIGDVAGPPMLAHKAEHEGVVCVEAIKGLHPHPMDKNLIPGCTYCLPQVASVGLTEAKAKENGREIRVGRFPFVGNGKAIALGEDQGLVKVIFDKKTGQLLGAHMVGAEVTELIQGYVVAMNLETTEEELMHTVFPHPTLSEMMKEAVLDAYGRVLNI